One genomic region from Fictibacillus marinisediminis encodes:
- a CDS encoding ferredoxin, with protein sequence MPKYTIVDKDTCIACGACGAAAPDIYDYDDEGIAFVTLDENQGIVEIPDVLIDDMQDAFEGCPTDSIKVADEPFDGDALKFE encoded by the coding sequence ATGCCAAAGTACACAATTGTAGACAAAGACACTTGCATTGCCTGCGGAGCTTGCGGAGCTGCTGCGCCCGATATTTATGATTATGATGATGAAGGCATCGCCTTTGTTACTCTCGATGAAAACCAAGGAATTGTTGAAATTCCAGATGTATTGATCGACGATATGCAGGATGCTTTCGAAGGCTGCCCAACAGATTCTATTAAAGTGGCAGACGAACCGTTTGACGGCGATGCATTGAAATTCGAATAG
- the serA gene encoding phosphoglycerate dehydrogenase, which yields MFRVLAADSIAKEGMAALEKESGVSVIYGSVEDVQDPESIDALVVRSATKVTKELLSRFHNIRIVARAGVGVDNIDIDAATQRGVLVINAPDGNTISTAEHTFAMIMAILRKIPQANQSIKEGKWNRSSFTGAELSGKVLGIVGLGRIGTELAKRARAFDSKVQVFDPFLTTERAKTLQVVPVSLDELLESSDIITVHTPLTKETKNLINTENLSKTKQGVYLINCARGGILDEEALYTYLSNGHIAGCALDVFVQEPAVENRLVHLPNVIATPHIAASTAEAQMNVAEQVAKEILTFSKGKPVKNAVNLPAVSNDDFQKIYPYYELAKVSGQFLSQSFSSPIKEIKITFAGTITELDTGLVSRGLLSGFLQPRVDRIVNDINATLIAKEQGFSFGEKYSTETQGYENIIEARVIGETESFSLQSTYINGYGPRVVNINGYSTDFVPEGFLIYIEHVDKPGVIGRVGKLLGDLEVNIAAMQVGRKMAGGEAIMMLTFDKELDQDVLLRIKELSDVVSATTINL from the coding sequence ATGTTTCGTGTGCTGGCAGCAGATTCAATAGCAAAAGAAGGAATGGCAGCTCTGGAGAAAGAGTCCGGCGTTTCAGTCATTTATGGAAGTGTTGAGGACGTTCAAGATCCAGAGAGTATCGACGCTTTGGTCGTACGAAGTGCCACTAAAGTAACAAAAGAACTTCTATCCCGTTTTCACAACATTAGAATTGTAGCGCGTGCAGGTGTCGGAGTGGATAACATTGATATCGATGCAGCAACACAGCGCGGGGTTCTGGTCATTAATGCACCTGATGGCAACACGATTTCCACAGCTGAGCATACATTCGCGATGATCATGGCAATCCTGCGAAAGATTCCTCAGGCGAACCAATCGATTAAAGAAGGAAAATGGAACCGTTCAAGCTTTACAGGAGCTGAGCTTTCCGGAAAAGTGCTCGGGATCGTAGGACTTGGGAGGATTGGAACAGAGCTTGCCAAACGGGCTCGTGCGTTTGATTCAAAAGTGCAAGTGTTTGATCCGTTTCTAACGACAGAAAGGGCAAAAACACTGCAGGTCGTTCCTGTTTCCCTGGATGAACTTCTCGAGAGCAGTGATATTATTACCGTACATACACCGCTTACAAAAGAAACAAAAAACCTCATCAACACCGAGAATCTATCAAAGACCAAACAAGGCGTTTATTTGATCAACTGTGCGAGGGGCGGCATCCTTGATGAAGAGGCCCTTTACACCTACCTATCAAACGGCCATATTGCAGGCTGTGCCCTTGATGTGTTCGTGCAGGAACCTGCTGTTGAGAACCGGCTTGTTCACCTGCCGAACGTGATCGCCACTCCTCACATCGCGGCTTCAACCGCAGAAGCACAGATGAATGTAGCTGAACAGGTTGCCAAAGAAATCTTAACCTTCTCCAAAGGCAAGCCCGTCAAAAACGCGGTGAACCTTCCAGCCGTCTCCAATGACGACTTTCAGAAGATCTATCCTTATTATGAACTTGCTAAAGTTTCCGGCCAGTTTCTATCACAGTCATTCTCTTCTCCGATTAAAGAGATTAAGATTACCTTTGCCGGAACTATCACAGAATTGGATACAGGATTAGTATCAAGAGGCCTTCTGTCCGGATTCTTACAGCCAAGAGTAGACCGGATTGTCAATGATATCAATGCCACGCTCATCGCGAAAGAGCAAGGCTTCTCATTTGGCGAAAAATACAGCACAGAAACACAAGGCTATGAAAATATCATTGAAGCCCGTGTTATCGGCGAAACAGAAAGCTTCAGCCTTCAATCCACGTATATCAACGGCTATGGCCCAAGAGTGGTCAACATCAACGGATATTCCACTGATTTTGTTCCTGAAGGGTTCCTCATATACATTGAGCATGTCGATAAGCCTGGTGTCATCGGCAGAGTCGGAAAGCTGCTCGGTGATCTGGAGGTCAACATCGCTGCAATGCAGGTGGGAAGAAAGATGGCCGGCGGAGAAGCGATCATGATGCTTACGTTTGACAAAGAGCTGGATCAGGATGTATTACTGAGGATCAAGGAGCTCTCTGACGTAGTATCCGCTACTACTATAAACCTTTAA
- a CDS encoding histidinol-phosphatase gives MPTDYHNHLEKGTLTLDYLERFVNQAREREISHFGISEHAYHFYQTKDIVSKPWMEERRYYDMKDYVDLFHEAWSKDMDVKMSIEMDYTPGRHKEMESFISSYDFDYVIGSVHWVGDFGIDLAEYRKEWERRDLYEVYRQYYDQVVTLAESNLFDIIGHIDLVKIFNYIPNDEEFILEQYERATDALKNSKTCVEISTAGLRKPVQRLYPEPVLLKMCRSKGVPIVFSSDAHEPSHVGADYGKAFQQAREAGYTSVMTFTKGERKEISF, from the coding sequence TTGCCGACAGACTATCACAATCATTTAGAAAAGGGAACGCTAACACTGGACTATCTTGAAAGGTTTGTTAACCAGGCTAGAGAAAGAGAGATCAGCCATTTTGGAATCTCTGAACATGCCTATCATTTTTACCAAACGAAAGATATAGTGAGCAAACCTTGGATGGAAGAACGAAGATATTATGACATGAAAGACTATGTAGACTTGTTTCATGAAGCATGGTCGAAGGATATGGATGTAAAGATGTCGATCGAGATGGATTATACGCCAGGCCGGCATAAAGAGATGGAAAGTTTTATATCAAGCTATGATTTTGATTATGTGATCGGTTCAGTCCATTGGGTTGGAGACTTTGGCATTGATCTTGCTGAGTACCGGAAAGAGTGGGAACGCAGGGATCTTTATGAGGTCTACAGACAATATTATGATCAAGTGGTAACACTGGCAGAGTCCAATCTTTTTGATATCATCGGGCATATCGACCTTGTGAAAATTTTCAACTACATACCGAATGATGAGGAATTTATTCTTGAACAATATGAACGGGCGACAGACGCACTCAAGAATTCAAAAACATGCGTTGAGATCTCTACTGCCGGATTGCGCAAACCGGTCCAGCGGCTTTATCCAGAACCGGTATTACTAAAAATGTGTCGAAGCAAAGGGGTTCCGATCGTATTTTCTTCCGATGCTCACGAACCGTCCCATGTGGGTGCTGATTATGGAAAGGCTTTCCAACAGGCAAGGGAAGCCGGTTATACGTCTGTAATGACGTTTACTAAAGGAGAACGAAAAGAAATCTCGTTTTAA
- a CDS encoding ATP-binding protein — protein MIWRSVVGKLWVTILLLVSVVLFILTVLLTQFVERYHDEQAEQQLTKLAQKMVELVEHYDNREEALRISSELVDAYSLNAMFIMDKKEYYSPTPRKNEEPDLPVKVFFKNDSLASVYKKGNKVVKKGDFPVMSNGKEKHNRLLIVGRPFKMENGKTGGVYIYQSLENIAESTNYTKRLIFLSAGIAIILTTIFAFFLSSRITAPLRKMREAASHMARGEFDMKVPMLTHDEIGELAMAFNRMGRQLKNFITALNQEKEQLSGILSSMADGVITFDRRMSILVSNPPAERFLQAWYYEQGMDRNKDKTVPDQLTELFENVVTLEKEQYIEIDIQGRSWVVLMTPLYNQSYVRGAVAVLRDMTEERRLDKLRKDFIANVSHELRTPIAMLQGYSEAIVDDVAGSKEEEKEIVKIIHDESLRMGRLVNELLDLARLEAGQMKLHPVIVSVTEFFERVVRKFYGIAREREIELTLDINTDGTARLDPDRIEQVLTNLIDNALRHTAGSGKVSIRVGSAGQGLKIEVTDNGSGIAEEDLPFVFERFYKADKARTRGKKGGTGLGLAIAKNIVVSHSGTISVHSKLNEGTTFSIFLPLSVEE, from the coding sequence ATGATCTGGCGCAGTGTAGTCGGAAAACTTTGGGTAACCATATTGCTTCTTGTTTCCGTAGTCCTTTTTATTTTAACAGTGTTGCTTACACAATTCGTAGAAAGATACCACGATGAACAAGCAGAGCAGCAGCTTACCAAGCTTGCCCAAAAAATGGTCGAGCTCGTGGAGCATTATGACAACAGGGAAGAGGCTTTGCGGATTTCCTCAGAGCTTGTCGACGCCTATTCATTAAATGCGATGTTCATCATGGATAAAAAAGAATACTATTCTCCGACACCGAGAAAGAATGAGGAACCGGACTTGCCAGTTAAGGTGTTCTTTAAAAATGATTCACTGGCGTCTGTCTACAAAAAAGGAAACAAAGTCGTCAAAAAAGGCGATTTTCCCGTTATGTCAAATGGTAAAGAAAAACATAACCGGCTGCTTATCGTCGGGCGGCCTTTTAAAATGGAGAACGGGAAAACGGGTGGGGTGTACATCTACCAGTCACTCGAAAACATCGCCGAAAGTACGAACTATACGAAGCGCCTTATCTTTTTATCAGCAGGAATTGCCATTATATTAACGACGATCTTTGCGTTCTTTCTTTCGAGCCGAATTACCGCCCCGCTGCGTAAAATGCGGGAGGCGGCCTCCCATATGGCCAGAGGAGAGTTTGATATGAAGGTTCCGATGCTGACGCACGATGAGATCGGAGAACTTGCCATGGCCTTTAACCGGATGGGAAGGCAGCTGAAAAACTTTATTACTGCGCTGAATCAGGAAAAAGAACAGCTCTCAGGAATCCTTAGTTCAATGGCAGACGGGGTTATTACCTTTGACAGGAGAATGAGCATACTTGTATCCAATCCGCCGGCTGAACGCTTCTTGCAGGCCTGGTATTATGAACAGGGGATGGACCGTAACAAAGATAAGACCGTGCCTGATCAGCTTACAGAGCTGTTTGAGAATGTTGTTACCCTTGAAAAAGAACAGTACATTGAAATTGATATTCAGGGGCGAAGCTGGGTGGTGCTCATGACGCCTCTCTATAACCAGTCCTATGTAAGGGGAGCTGTTGCCGTTTTACGGGACATGACAGAAGAAAGACGGTTGGATAAATTAAGAAAAGATTTTATCGCGAATGTCTCTCATGAACTCAGAACACCGATTGCCATGCTTCAAGGATACAGTGAAGCGATCGTTGATGATGTGGCCGGCTCCAAGGAAGAAGAAAAGGAAATCGTTAAGATTATACATGATGAATCTTTGCGCATGGGCCGCCTTGTAAATGAACTGCTAGATCTTGCGAGGCTTGAAGCGGGCCAGATGAAACTTCACCCCGTTATTGTATCTGTCACTGAATTTTTTGAACGGGTAGTCCGCAAATTCTATGGAATCGCGAGGGAAAGGGAAATCGAGCTCACACTGGATATCAATACAGATGGTACGGCAAGACTTGATCCTGACCGCATCGAACAAGTGTTGACCAACCTGATCGACAATGCACTCCGCCATACAGCCGGCAGCGGTAAAGTTTCTATCCGGGTCGGTTCCGCTGGGCAAGGATTGAAGATCGAGGTTACCGACAATGGATCAGGAATCGCAGAAGAAGATCTGCCTTTTGTTTTCGAACGGTTTTATAAAGCGGATAAAGCCAGAACACGGGGGAAGAAAGGCGGAACCGGGCTTGGCTTGGCGATCGCCAAAAATATCGTGGTCAGCCACAGCGGCACGATTTCTGTTCACAGCAAGCTGAACGAAGGTACGACATTTTCGATCTTTTTGCCGCTATCTGTTGAAGAATAG
- a CDS encoding response regulator: MEKEAKILVVDDEERIRKLLKMYLERENYEVDEAENGEEALDYSLTLNYDLILLDVMMPGMDGMEVCEKLRQRKATPVIMLTAKGEEMNRIQGFESGADDYIVKPFSPREVILRVKALLRRSSSTKFLQTESVAKNIIVFPHLTIDHDAHRVIAGGKEVNLTPKEYELLYYLAKTPDKVYAREQLLKDVWNYEFFGDLRTVDTHVKRLREKLNKVSPQAASMIATVWGVGYKFEVAEQE; encoded by the coding sequence GTGGAAAAAGAAGCGAAAATTCTTGTTGTTGATGATGAAGAAAGGATTCGCAAGCTCTTAAAAATGTATCTTGAAAGAGAAAATTACGAAGTAGATGAAGCGGAGAACGGAGAGGAAGCGCTTGACTACTCTTTGACCTTAAATTACGACTTGATCTTGCTGGATGTGATGATGCCCGGCATGGATGGAATGGAAGTCTGTGAAAAACTCCGGCAAAGGAAAGCCACGCCTGTTATCATGCTAACGGCTAAAGGTGAGGAGATGAACCGGATACAAGGATTTGAATCCGGTGCTGACGACTATATCGTAAAACCGTTCAGCCCCAGAGAGGTTATCCTCAGAGTGAAGGCACTGCTGCGCAGGTCTTCATCTACCAAGTTCCTGCAAACTGAATCCGTCGCTAAAAATATCATCGTGTTTCCGCACCTGACGATCGATCATGACGCTCACCGCGTGATCGCTGGGGGAAAAGAAGTCAACCTAACTCCTAAAGAGTATGAACTGCTGTATTATCTGGCGAAGACCCCGGATAAAGTGTATGCAAGGGAGCAGCTTTTAAAAGATGTTTGGAACTATGAGTTCTTCGGAGATCTTCGGACGGTTGATACTCATGTCAAACGGCTGCGCGAGAAGCTAAATAAAGTTTCCCCTCAGGCAGCATCGATGATTGCGACAGTGTGGGGAGTGGGCTACAAATTTGAGGTAGCTGAACAAGAATGA
- the ccsB gene encoding c-type cytochrome biogenesis protein CcsB, protein MAQLSSNLLYIAFIIYLIATAVFAMSLSDKKGKEKAAYTKKWGRTGYVLSILGFISQLGYFVTRWIASGHAPVSNLFEFTTFFGMMMVFAFILLYGIYRTNALGVFAMPIALLVIAYGSMFPKDIAPLIPALQSDWLKIHVTTAALGEGILSISFAAGFIYLIRVVDQSISSKKTKMLEIIMYLLLCVLGFVLVSAISSAAGYETKFDWTDKRDQKTELTYNVPALVGPPNGTQTDNHFGPLLKSPSWMNGDEAPKKFNTFIWSLLMGGVLYGIIRLILRKRIAAAIQPKLMNLKPDLVDEISYRSVAIGFPVFTLGALIFAMIWAQQAWTRFWGWDPKEVWALITFLFYAAYLHFRLSRGWHGEKSAWLCVIGFVIIMFNLVAVNLVISGLHSYA, encoded by the coding sequence ATGGCTCAACTTAGCAGTAATTTGCTTTATATTGCATTTATTATTTATTTAATCGCAACAGCTGTCTTTGCCATGTCTCTTTCTGACAAAAAAGGAAAGGAAAAAGCAGCCTATACTAAGAAATGGGGAAGAACTGGGTATGTACTTTCCATTCTGGGCTTCATCTCGCAGCTTGGATATTTCGTTACGCGATGGATCGCGAGCGGTCATGCACCGGTCAGCAACCTGTTTGAATTCACTACTTTCTTTGGGATGATGATGGTGTTTGCTTTCATCCTTTTATATGGCATTTACAGAACAAATGCCCTTGGGGTGTTCGCGATGCCGATCGCCCTGCTGGTCATCGCATATGGCAGCATGTTCCCGAAAGATATCGCACCGCTCATTCCGGCACTTCAAAGTGATTGGCTGAAAATACACGTAACGACTGCAGCCCTCGGCGAAGGCATCCTGTCCATCTCATTTGCGGCAGGGTTCATCTACCTGATTCGCGTGGTTGATCAGAGCATTTCATCCAAAAAGACAAAGATGCTTGAGATCATTATGTATCTGCTCTTGTGTGTACTCGGTTTCGTTCTTGTAAGTGCGATTTCTTCAGCAGCCGGCTATGAGACGAAGTTTGATTGGACGGACAAGAGGGATCAAAAAACGGAGTTGACGTACAATGTGCCGGCTCTCGTAGGCCCTCCAAACGGAACACAGACAGACAATCATTTCGGACCGCTACTGAAATCTCCATCCTGGATGAATGGTGATGAAGCACCAAAGAAATTTAACACATTCATCTGGTCCCTGCTCATGGGCGGAGTACTTTATGGCATCATCCGGCTGATCTTAAGAAAGCGGATCGCCGCAGCCATTCAGCCAAAACTTATGAATCTTAAACCGGATCTTGTTGATGAGATCAGCTATCGTTCTGTTGCCATCGGTTTTCCTGTTTTCACACTTGGCGCACTCATTTTTGCGATGATCTGGGCACAGCAGGCATGGACAAGGTTCTGGGGATGGGATCCAAAAGAAGTATGGGCACTGATCACTTTCTTGTTCTATGCGGCCTATCTGCATTTTCGGCTTTCAAGAGGCTGGCATGGCGAGAAGTCTGCCTGGCTCTGCGTCATCGGATTCGTCATCATCATGTTTAACCTTGTTGCGGTTAACCTTGTGATATCCGGTCTTCATTCCTACGCATAA